One stretch of Balneola sp. MJW-20 DNA includes these proteins:
- a CDS encoding TraR/DksA family transcriptional regulator, with product MATKEKKDEGRVSPYSDKELKYFRDIIIKKRDEAEEEMEALQRSLRESMENASDESAYSFHMADAGTDAQEREKTYMLFNRTRKFIKYLDDALKRIENKTYGVCKVTGKKISKGRLEAVPHTQLSIEAKLKRR from the coding sequence ATGGCAACAAAAGAAAAGAAAGATGAGGGAAGAGTAAGTCCCTACAGCGATAAGGAACTAAAATACTTCCGTGATATCATCATAAAAAAACGGGACGAAGCCGAAGAAGAAATGGAAGCACTTCAGAGAAGCCTGCGCGAAAGCATGGAAAATGCCTCTGATGAATCTGCTTACTCTTTTCATATGGCCGATGCAGGAACCGATGCACAGGAGCGGGAAAAGACCTACATGCTTTTCAATCGCACCCGTAAATTCATCAAGTACCTTGATGATGCTTTGAAAAGGATCGAGAACAAGACCTATGGTGTCTGTAAAGTGACCGGTAAGAAGATCTCCAAAGGTCGTCTTGAAGCGGTACCGCATACTCAGCTGAGCATTGAAGCTAAACTGAAACGCAGATAA
- the ribB gene encoding 3,4-dihydroxy-2-butanone-4-phosphate synthase translates to MSQEFRFNSIPEAIQDIKEGKMVIVVDDEDRENEGDFLMAAEMVSPEAINLMVTHGRGLVCAPITRDKAKKLHLSHMVQEGADPDEANFTISVDHKRLTTTGISASDRSNTIKEIASDESKPTDFRRPGHVFPLLAVEGGVLRRAGHTEAAIDLARLAGLKPVGIICEIMKEDGEMARVPELMKLADEFSMKIITIKDLIAYRNETESLVQEIMDTDLPTMYGDFKIRAFEEKLTGDIHLALTKGTWTKEEPVLTRVHASNLIGDIFGARNKDTSDQLHQAMLQVEREGKGVVLYMNRNQRGSVLVNQLRELESLKNPEEQDEEERSVKGDSRDYGVGAQILRSLGIRKLQLLTNHPVKRIGIKSFGLEIVGQVPFEDDLSEIRGKKDRV, encoded by the coding sequence ATGAGTCAGGAGTTCCGCTTCAACAGCATACCTGAAGCCATTCAGGATATCAAAGAGGGAAAAATGGTCATTGTCGTGGATGATGAGGACCGTGAAAATGAGGGAGATTTCCTCATGGCAGCGGAGATGGTTTCCCCGGAAGCCATCAATCTGATGGTGACTCACGGGCGCGGACTGGTCTGTGCCCCGATCACCCGCGATAAAGCTAAGAAGCTTCATCTTTCCCATATGGTTCAGGAAGGTGCTGACCCTGATGAGGCAAATTTTACTATATCAGTTGACCATAAACGGCTCACCACCACCGGTATCTCTGCATCCGATCGCTCTAATACGATCAAAGAGATAGCCAGTGATGAGTCAAAACCAACTGATTTCCGCCGGCCGGGACATGTTTTCCCATTGCTTGCAGTTGAGGGCGGCGTTCTGCGCCGTGCAGGACATACCGAAGCCGCCATTGATCTCGCTCGTTTAGCCGGACTCAAACCCGTTGGTATCATCTGTGAGATCATGAAAGAAGACGGAGAAATGGCCCGTGTTCCTGAGCTCATGAAACTTGCTGATGAATTCAGCATGAAGATCATCACGATCAAAGATCTGATCGCCTACAGAAATGAAACGGAATCACTGGTGCAGGAGATCATGGATACTGATCTGCCGACCATGTATGGTGATTTCAAGATCCGGGCATTTGAGGAAAAACTCACCGGCGATATCCACCTTGCACTTACCAAGGGAACCTGGACCAAAGAGGAGCCTGTGCTTACCCGGGTTCATGCATCAAATCTGATTGGCGATATATTCGGTGCTCGGAACAAGGATACCAGCGATCAGCTGCACCAGGCTATGCTTCAGGTCGAAAGAGAAGGTAAAGGTGTGGTTTTATATATGAACCGCAATCAACGTGGATCCGTCTTAGTAAATCAGCTCAGAGAGCTTGAGAGTCTGAAAAATCCTGAGGAGCAGGATGAAGAAGAGCGCAGTGTCAAGGGAGACTCAAGAGATTACGGAGTGGGTGCTCAGATCCTGCGTTCACTGGGGATACGTAAACTGCAGCTGCTCACCAATCACCCGGTCAAAAGGATCGGGATCAAAAGTTTTGGGCTGGAGATCGTAGGTCAGGTACCCTTTGAAGATGACCTGTCCGAGATCAGAGGAAAGAAAGACCGAGTCTGA
- a CDS encoding signal peptidase II: MHKRNLLILFIPAVLVLSLDQWSKWLIRTTPDLQNTTIIDGWLRFYYTQNPGMALGIEWLSTPVISTIAILATLGILIYILRGIEKANTAYLLCMGLIIGGALGNILDRIFMGYVEGYGGVLEGHVVDFIYFSLKIGDWTVFPYIFNVADIGISAAIIAMILFNKKVFGEHHVDESTTTVESESGAPASPAPE; the protein is encoded by the coding sequence TTGCACAAAAGAAATCTTTTAATACTCTTCATTCCGGCTGTTCTGGTGCTGTCTCTGGACCAATGGTCAAAATGGCTGATCCGAACTACGCCTGACCTTCAGAATACTACCATCATTGATGGGTGGCTGAGATTCTATTACACACAGAACCCCGGAATGGCTCTGGGAATTGAATGGCTTTCAACTCCTGTTATCAGTACCATAGCAATACTGGCTACATTAGGAATCCTCATATACATTCTCCGGGGTATAGAAAAAGCCAATACTGCATATTTATTATGTATGGGGCTGATTATCGGGGGAGCTTTAGGAAATATTCTCGATCGTATCTTTATGGGTTATGTGGAAGGCTACGGAGGGGTATTAGAGGGTCATGTTGTAGACTTTATATATTTCAGTCTTAAGATCGGTGACTGGACCGTATTTCCCTATATATTTAATGTTGCCGATATAGGGATCTCGGCTGCGATCATCGCTATGATCCTCTTCAACAAAAAAGTGTTCGGGGAGCATCATGTGGACGAAAGCACAACAACAGTAGAAAGTGAGTCCGGCGCGCCTGCCTCTCCTGCTCCGGAATAG
- a CDS encoding HAD-IIIC family phosphatase — translation MSKLTTGINREQGEQLEKGISGKEALSVDEPKGNFQRIGIASTFDCSETVDTVKFWADILGVRVEVCVDEQNRVFQQLLDSKGVIKADNSLNVLMIRFEDWVHDYEQDSEGSLDEIILDNVENLITNLIDKKDKSASPYLLIICPCDPKGKVNIELERTMTDLIRSDLQLYDHVMVADRFDVDEFYPVRHFVDRNSDPLKPFLYKSDYSVALGSMIMRKMRAVYRRPYKLIVLDCDQTLWKGKCSESGPNGLQLTRSRLALQEFMLDLKERGLGLCLCSKNAKNDVMEVFSVRKDMPLKVSDFVSNRINWDPKSNNIKSISDELNIELESIIFLDDNPVECAEVRANCPEVLTIQLPESDDQISNLLKHIWAFDFVKTSMKLDDPETHSDSVLDEGFPSESDNGSSLVDFILSLQLEISIKQLRIKDLVKVAQLTHRASQFNFTGIKREAHQIQDALNSGLMSALTCHVKDKMGDYGLMGFALFGEDDERLLVDSFVINWRVMGRGVEHRLLQEIGKIALEKGLSEVMIYFKTTPQNQPARDFIESVAGEYRKTDENGFIYTLPSDFTANIRFRPTELESELHSGKDETRSTDVAGLRHIRIYNYIGNELNSVKKIRMEIDKWNAPEKDSEEPEAEFEELMTDLQSYVYSVWSTVLGMEEIGLDDNFFELGGTSLKSYQIITEIKKHFEVDFQSTLMDEFPTIRIFSNILETKLLKENSGSEEVDKGFRDMPSETDTDREVIFI, via the coding sequence ATGTCAAAGCTGACTACGGGTATAAATAGGGAACAGGGTGAACAATTAGAGAAAGGGATTTCCGGTAAGGAGGCTTTGTCCGTTGATGAACCAAAGGGCAATTTTCAAAGGATCGGAATTGCCTCTACATTCGACTGCAGTGAAACAGTGGACACCGTAAAGTTTTGGGCAGACATTCTGGGTGTACGGGTGGAGGTATGTGTTGATGAGCAAAACAGAGTGTTTCAACAGCTGCTAGATTCAAAGGGGGTGATAAAAGCAGATAATTCATTGAACGTTCTGATGATCCGGTTTGAAGACTGGGTTCATGATTATGAACAGGATTCAGAGGGTAGTCTTGATGAAATTATATTGGACAATGTAGAAAACCTGATCACAAATCTGATCGATAAGAAAGATAAATCTGCAAGTCCTTATTTGTTAATAATATGTCCGTGCGACCCTAAGGGTAAAGTAAATATCGAACTTGAGCGTACAATGACTGATTTGATACGGTCTGATCTCCAGCTTTATGATCATGTAATGGTGGCTGACCGTTTCGACGTTGATGAATTCTACCCGGTACGTCATTTTGTTGATCGCAATAGCGACCCGCTTAAACCATTCCTGTATAAGTCGGATTATTCTGTTGCTTTGGGCAGCATGATCATGAGAAAGATGAGAGCGGTATATAGGCGTCCATATAAACTGATCGTCCTTGACTGTGACCAGACACTTTGGAAAGGAAAGTGCAGCGAATCAGGTCCGAATGGTTTGCAACTTACCCGTAGCCGTCTGGCTCTTCAGGAATTCATGCTTGATCTGAAAGAGAGAGGTCTGGGGCTTTGCCTTTGTAGTAAAAATGCGAAGAACGACGTCATGGAGGTCTTCTCGGTAAGAAAGGATATGCCTTTAAAGGTTTCCGATTTTGTTAGTAACCGCATTAACTGGGATCCGAAATCGAACAATATTAAATCGATTTCTGATGAACTTAATATTGAACTGGAATCCATAATATTCCTGGACGATAACCCGGTAGAGTGTGCCGAAGTCAGAGCCAATTGCCCGGAAGTACTGACCATACAGTTACCTGAATCAGATGATCAGATCAGTAACTTACTGAAGCATATATGGGCATTCGACTTTGTTAAAACTTCAATGAAACTGGATGATCCTGAAACCCATTCAGACTCTGTTTTAGATGAAGGATTTCCATCAGAGTCAGACAATGGGTCATCACTGGTCGATTTTATTCTGAGTTTACAATTGGAGATCAGCATCAAGCAACTCAGGATTAAAGACCTGGTTAAGGTTGCGCAGCTTACCCACAGAGCCAGTCAGTTTAATTTTACGGGTATCAAAAGAGAGGCTCACCAGATACAGGATGCGTTGAACAGTGGTTTAATGAGTGCTTTAACCTGTCATGTAAAAGATAAAATGGGAGATTACGGGTTGATGGGTTTTGCGCTTTTTGGAGAGGATGATGAAAGACTTCTGGTAGACAGTTTTGTGATTAACTGGAGGGTAATGGGCAGGGGAGTAGAGCATCGTCTGCTTCAGGAGATTGGAAAAATAGCTCTGGAAAAAGGACTGAGTGAAGTTATGATCTATTTTAAAACCACCCCTCAGAATCAGCCAGCCCGCGACTTCATTGAAAGTGTGGCGGGGGAATATCGAAAAACTGATGAAAATGGTTTTATCTACACACTTCCTTCAGATTTCACAGCTAATATCCGGTTCAGGCCTACGGAATTAGAATCAGAACTTCATTCGGGTAAAGATGAAACCCGAAGTACAGATGTAGCCGGCCTGAGGCATATACGTATTTACAATTACATTGGAAATGAACTGAATTCGGTCAAAAAGATTCGGATGGAAATTGATAAGTGGAATGCTCCGGAAAAAGATAGTGAAGAACCGGAGGCTGAATTTGAAGAACTGATGACCGACCTGCAATCATACGTTTATTCTGTGTGGAGTACAGTACTGGGAATGGAGGAAATTGGGTTAGACGATAACTTTTTTGAATTGGGAGGTACTTCTCTGAAGAGTTATCAGATCATTACGGAGATTAAAAAACATTTTGAAGTAGACTTTCAAAGTACATTGATGGATGAGTTTCCAACCATCCGGATTTTTTCAAACATACTTGAAACCAAATTATTAAAAGAAAATAGTGGGTCTGAAGAAGTCGATAAGGGTTTTCGGGATATGCCTTCAGAAACTGATACAGACAGGGAGGTAATTTTCATATGA
- the yajC gene encoding preprotein translocase subunit YajC: protein MQFLPLLFLMGNPDDPNAGIMNLVFLGGIFLVFYFFIIRPQSKKQKEIQNKVSEMKKGDKLVTSAGIIGVLNSIDEDSVLVEVDSGVKVRFLKTAITDVNPNKPDKKDK from the coding sequence ATGCAATTTCTACCACTTTTATTCCTGATGGGAAATCCAGACGACCCTAATGCCGGTATTATGAACCTGGTATTCCTCGGCGGTATTTTCCTGGTCTTTTATTTCTTCATCATCCGGCCACAGTCCAAAAAACAAAAGGAGATACAGAATAAAGTCTCTGAAATGAAGAAGGGCGACAAGCTTGTAACTTCTGCGGGCATCATTGGCGTTCTGAATTCTATTGATGAAGATTCGGTTCTTGTGGAAGTGGACAGCGGTGTTAAGGTTCGTTTTCTGAAAACAGCCATCACTGATGTAAACCCAAATAAGCCCGATAAAAAAGACAAGTAA